One segment of Pseudodesulfovibrio sp. 5S69 DNA contains the following:
- a CDS encoding RNA recognition motif domain-containing protein has protein sequence MSKNIYVGNLAWSTSETEIRDAFAAHGEVTSVKLIEDRETGRPRGFGFVEMSNDSDALAAIGDLDGKDFGGRNIKVNEAKPRVERPRW, from the coding sequence ATGTCCAAGAACATTTATGTCGGTAACCTCGCATGGTCCACCTCTGAAACTGAAATTCGCGATGCATTCGCAGCCCACGGAGAAGTCACTTCCGTCAAACTGATTGAAGACCGTGAGACCGGTCGTCCCAGAGGGTTTGGGTTTGTCGAGATGAGCAATGACTCTGATGCATTGGCTGCAATTGGCGATTTGGATGGCAAAGATTTTGGTGGCAGAAACATCAAGGTCAACGAAGCCAAGCCTCGCGTGGAACGTCCGCGCTGGTAG